A part of Deltaproteobacteria bacterium genomic DNA contains:
- a CDS encoding SurA N-terminal domain-containing protein produces the protein MQRSKFNKILFKLLCALYIFTVCGCQENAPTRPVATVDGVKISISEFNERFTREMNVSMDKSPLTPADYDRLKEEVLNALINEKVMLLRAGELSISVSDAELMKKIEEIKESYLLDDGFERVLAAQRVNYGIWKEELRKRMILEKLIVSDVNANVTVKENEARQFHRTHRGIYAPEKRVHVAQIVVHKRERAEMILNRLKRGENFDMVAALESIGPEGAKGGDLGFVGPGVMPEEIDAVIFSQRSGEISSVIKSQYGYHIVKIIEIDKGTKKKWADVKERVLTDFRKQKEEQAYVLWLESLKSKAVIKIDQELLKKETVPLNHGTE, from the coding sequence TTGCAAAGATCCAAATTTAACAAAATCCTTTTCAAGCTTCTCTGCGCTCTTTATATCTTCACCGTATGCGGCTGTCAGGAGAATGCCCCAACAAGACCGGTGGCGACTGTTGATGGCGTGAAAATCTCGATCAGTGAATTCAATGAGAGATTCACGAGAGAGATGAATGTATCAATGGACAAATCACCGTTAACTCCGGCAGACTATGACCGCCTGAAGGAAGAAGTTTTAAATGCCCTGATCAATGAAAAGGTTATGCTCCTGCGCGCCGGAGAGCTTTCCATCTCCGTCAGCGATGCAGAATTGATGAAGAAAATTGAGGAGATCAAGGAAAGTTATTTATTGGATGACGGCTTTGAAAGGGTTCTCGCGGCACAAAGGGTTAACTATGGCATCTGGAAGGAGGAGCTGAGAAAGCGGATGATTCTGGAAAAACTGATTGTATCCGATGTGAATGCCAATGTTACCGTAAAAGAAAATGAGGCAAGGCAATTCCATAGAACCCACAGGGGGATATACGCCCCGGAGAAAAGGGTGCATGTGGCCCAGATCGTAGTCCACAAGCGGGAGAGAGCGGAAATGATCCTGAATAGGTTGAAGAGAGGCGAGAATTTTGATATGGTTGCTGCGCTTGAATCTATCGGCCCGGAGGGGGCAAAAGGCGGCGATCTTGGTTTTGTCGGTCCCGGCGTCATGCCGGAAGAAATTGATGCTGTTATCTTTTCTCAGCGGTCCGGCGAAATCAGTTCGGTTATAAAAAGCCAATACGGATATCACATTGTAAAGATCATCGAAATTGACAAAGGGACCAAGAAAAAGTGGGCGGATGTTAAAGAAAGAGTCCTGACCGATTTCAGGAAACAGAAAGAAGAACAGGCATATGTGCTGTGGCTTGAGTCCTTGAAATCGAAGGCAGTAATAAAAATTGACCAGGAACTGCTGAAAAAAGAAACGGTTCCGCTCAATCATGGAACAGAATAA